The Leadbetterella byssophila DSM 17132 DNA window TGTTCTCTCAGATAAGAAATAGGTAGATGAATTGAATGTTTGGAGGTTTTAAATAGTAATGGTTCTATTTGCTTTCTTTATTTTTGTCTATTGATAATTAATAATCCTCAAAAAATTAAGATAGATGGCATTAAGGATAGCAATCGGCAGTGATCATGCCGGATTTCAGTACAAGCAAAAGATCTTAGCCTGGTTACAAGAGCAGAATTTTAAAACCGCAGATTATGGAACCTATTCAGAGGAGTCCATGGACTATCCTGATGCTGCCCATCCTGTAGCAAATGCGGTAGAAAAGGGTGAGTATGATTTCGGCATTTTACTTTGTGGAAGTGCCAATGGGGTATGTATGACTGCGAATAAACACCAGGGAGTTCGTGCTGGTTTAGCGTGGAATTTAGAAGTGGTGAAGCTGATTCGTCAGCACAATAACGCCAATGTGATCTGTTTGCCTGCTAGGTTTATATCTGAGCATCAGGCACTTGAATACGTGAAAGAGTTCTTGAATACGCCGTTTGAAGGTGGACGTCATGCCACTAGAGTGAATAAGATGGGTATTCCAACTTGTTAATTTTAAGCTATTTTTAATCTATAGATGCAACCTTTTAATAAAAAAGTGTGTCTATAGTTATGAAAGACAGAAATGTCTTTGTAAATTGTAGAAAAAAAAGAAGTTATAAGACAAATTTTACGTTCCGTTGAAATGGTTTAGCAAAATAGCCCTCTTGGTGATCATGGCGTCCATGACGTCCGTGACCTTGCTTGCCCAAAACGCTCAGTCACGTCTGAACGTTGGGAAAGACGGAAAGAAGCCCATCGTAAAAGAGCCTGCACCAGTATTTGGTAAGACTCCTGAAAAGATCAATTTTAACTCCAGGACAGAGTTTACTCAATATTATCGAAATCTATTGCTAAAGAAGGAAGGGGATACGAAATCTGAACCTCATAAAGGTACTGAGATCGTTTCTGATAAGATTAAGTTTGGAAACATGTTCCCTAACCCTGCTGTAGATTTTGTAGAGATTCCTTATGATGCTCTAGATCAGTTTAAGGAAGCTCGGGTAACTGTAATGAGCATGGTAGGTTCTCCCCTGCTAGAGTATCCGGTTACTGCTAATGGGAATAAAGTTAAATTGAACACTTCAAATCTAGAGTCAGGGATCTACATGGTGCAGTTTGTGGTAGATGGAAAGAAGATTGGAACTAAAAAACTGTTGGTAGAAAAATAATTTTATAACTTGCTCTGCGTTTATTACCCATTAGAATCTCTTACCTTTGTCGGATGAATCTTAGATTATATCCCTTACTCGTCTTAAGTGTTTTAATTTTTTCATGTTCTAGGGAGTTCTCCAGAGTTCAGAAGAAAGGAACTACCGAAGAAAAATATGCTGCTGCTGTTAAGTATTACAAGAAAGCAGATTATTATAAGGCTTCTGTGCTTTTTGAAGAGATCGCACCTCTTTTGAAGGGCGATAGTACTGCTGAAAGAACCCAGTTCTACAATGCGTATGCGAACTATTATTTGGGTAACTACCAAATGAGTTCTTATCTCTTCAATACCTTCTACGCTACGTATAATAATAGTCCGTTTGCGGAAGAAG harbors:
- the rpiB gene encoding ribose 5-phosphate isomerase B, whose translation is MALRIAIGSDHAGFQYKQKILAWLQEQNFKTADYGTYSEESMDYPDAAHPVANAVEKGEYDFGILLCGSANGVCMTANKHQGVRAGLAWNLEVVKLIRQHNNANVICLPARFISEHQALEYVKEFLNTPFEGGRHATRVNKMGIPTC
- a CDS encoding T9SS type A sorting domain-containing protein; this encodes MKWFSKIALLVIMASMTSVTLLAQNAQSRLNVGKDGKKPIVKEPAPVFGKTPEKINFNSRTEFTQYYRNLLLKKEGDTKSEPHKGTEIVSDKIKFGNMFPNPAVDFVEIPYDALDQFKEARVTVMSMVGSPLLEYPVTANGNKVKLNTSNLESGIYMVQFVVDGKKIGTKKLLVEK